From Aquipuribacter sp. SD81:
CTCGCGTCCGCCGCGCTGGCGCCGCCCGTCGCGACGCCCGACGTGGCGCCGGACGTGCCCGGGGTCCTCCCGCCCGTGGCAGCTCCCGCGGCGCCCGCGACCGGCCCGACGACCGAGCCCGTCCCCGTCACGCCGGCCCCCGTCGCGTCGACACCCCTGCTCGTCCCGTCCGTGGCGCCCAGCGCACCCGTCGAGGCCGCCGGCCCCGACGCCGAGGAGCCCGGCCCGACAGCCGCGTCGCCGGAGCCCGACACCTCGGCGCTGCCCACCCGCGCCCCCGCCGGCGTCTCCCTGCCGCGTCGTCCCGAGCCCTCGCGCGAGGAGCCGACGTCGGAGGAGCCGGACGCCGA
This genomic window contains:
- a CDS encoding BatC protein: MTGTGSVVGPVAGAAGAATGGRTPGTSGATSGVATGGASAADARGDTGAGGTTGVAGAAGVPGAAAGASEALGATGEA